A region of Streptomyces sp. NBC_01788 DNA encodes the following proteins:
- a CDS encoding ABC transporter ATP-binding protein, whose amino-acid sequence MTTSALLSVEGLRVVFPGRHGGPAARAVDGVDLDIRRGEIVALVGESGCGKTTLARSLLGLVPPTAGRVTFDGAPLDYSSRALKAYRKRAQLVLQDPNGSLNPRHTVYDAVAEGLRVHGYRGDERAAVAGALARAGLRPPERFFLRYPHELSGGQRQRVVIAGALVLEPELLVADEPVASLDASVRGEILALLLRLRAELGLSALVVTHDLGLAWNIADRVAVMYLGRIVETGEVEQVLTAPRHPYTRALLSVLPEAPGEPVVLTAEPPDPSRIPSGCRFHVRCQVLADGDAERAGVADACRGRDLEILRGGGEAQVACHWARAVTVPGEETGPQAVTEAQTEAGAEAQTEAGAETEA is encoded by the coding sequence ATGACCACATCCGCGCTGCTGAGCGTCGAAGGGCTGCGGGTCGTGTTCCCCGGTCGGCACGGCGGGCCCGCGGCCCGCGCCGTGGACGGGGTCGACCTCGACATCCGGCGCGGCGAGATCGTGGCGCTGGTCGGCGAGTCGGGCTGCGGCAAGACGACCCTGGCCCGCTCCCTGCTCGGTCTGGTGCCGCCGACCGCGGGCCGCGTCACGTTCGACGGTGCCCCGCTCGACTACTCCTCCCGCGCGCTGAAGGCGTACCGCAAGCGGGCCCAACTGGTGCTCCAGGACCCGAACGGCTCGCTCAACCCCCGGCACACGGTGTACGACGCCGTGGCCGAGGGGCTGCGCGTCCACGGATACCGCGGGGACGAGCGGGCGGCCGTCGCCGGGGCCCTGGCACGGGCGGGGCTGCGACCGCCCGAGCGTTTCTTCCTGCGCTACCCGCACGAGCTGTCCGGCGGTCAGCGCCAGCGCGTGGTCATCGCGGGCGCCCTGGTCCTGGAGCCGGAACTCCTCGTCGCCGACGAGCCGGTGGCCTCCCTGGACGCCTCGGTGCGCGGCGAGATCCTCGCCCTGTTGCTGCGGCTGCGCGCCGAACTCGGCCTGTCCGCGCTGGTGGTGACGCACGACCTGGGGCTGGCCTGGAACATCGCCGACCGGGTCGCGGTGATGTACCTCGGCCGGATCGTGGAGACCGGTGAGGTGGAGCAGGTCCTGACCGCTCCCCGGCACCCCTACACCCGGGCCCTGTTGTCCGTCCTGCCCGAGGCGCCCGGAGAACCGGTCGTCCTGACCGCTGAGCCCCCGGACCCGTCCCGGATCCCCTCCGGCTGCCGCTTCCACGTCCGTTGCCAGGTCCTGGCGGACGGCGACGCGGAACGGGCGGGCGTGGCGGACGCGTGCCGCGGCCGGGACCTGGAGATTCTGCGCGGAGGCGGGGAAGCGCAGGTGGCGTGCCATTGGGCGCGCGCCGTGACCGTGCCCGGGGAAGAGACCGGGCCACAGGCGGTGACAGAGGCACAGACGGAGGCGGGCGCGGAGGCACAGACGGAGGCGGGCGCCGAGACAGAGGCGTAG
- a CDS encoding DUF397 domain-containing protein — translation MAETEAEIKARKERERDELYALDISGVRWHCAPGTEEHEERVEIAYLPDGAVAMRSSLDPETVLRYTEAEWRAFVLGARDGEFDLEPAPHNGGLAAE, via the coding sequence ATGGCGGAGACGGAAGCGGAGATCAAGGCCCGCAAGGAACGCGAGCGCGACGAACTGTACGCGCTCGACATCTCCGGTGTGCGGTGGCACTGCGCGCCGGGCACGGAGGAGCACGAGGAGCGCGTCGAGATCGCCTATCTGCCCGACGGCGCCGTCGCCATGCGGTCCTCCCTCGACCCGGAGACAGTGCTGCGCTACACGGAGGCGGAGTGGCGGGCGTTCGTGCTGGGCGCACGGGACGGCGAGTTCGACCTGGAGCCCGCTCCTCACAACGGGGGGCTCGCGGCCGAGTGA
- a CDS encoding ABC transporter substrate-binding protein — MKTHDQHGRGRTGPRLKGTRLLAAGAAALVLTAGLATPLAPAAPQAHAAESAQGKKGKKVLTVAVAQSVDSLSPFLAGRLLSTSVHRLMYEYLTNYDPKDAHVVPALATKWEPSPDKLTWTYTIRSNSKWSDGQQATAEDAAWTLNKMMTDEGAATANGNFVTNFAEVTAPSPTQLVIRLKKPQATMTALDVPIVPKHIWEKVDDFSKFNNDKSFPIVGNGPFVLTDYKPDSYVRLEANESFWRGAPKFDELVFRYYKDQDAAVAALRKGEVSFVAGSPALTPAQAASLKGAQNIHVNEGPGRRFYALATNPGARARNGKKFGDGDPSLLDERVRHALFMAVDRQTIVDKVFQGHAEQGQGYIPPRYESYFWKPSADQELAYDPAKAGRLLDEAGYKENADGKRVGKDGKPLNYRVLCHATDPNDKAVGKYLQEWWGKLGIGVELNCLDNVTDPWLAGKYDLAFDGWSVNPDPDYVLSIHTCAALPATPKDTDATDDFICDKKYDELYAQQLAEYDPAKRADLVKQMESRLYDLGYMNVMAYPNAVEAYRTDQIESITTMPSKAGNIYGQDGYWSWWSAVPANSDDSSGGSTSTGVIIAVVAGVVVLGGLAALFAVRRRATAEDRE; from the coding sequence ATGAAGACACACGATCAGCACGGCAGAGGACGTACCGGCCCCCGGTTGAAGGGAACACGGCTCCTCGCCGCGGGCGCCGCCGCCCTCGTCCTCACGGCCGGGCTCGCGACCCCCCTCGCTCCGGCCGCGCCGCAGGCCCACGCCGCGGAGAGCGCGCAGGGCAAGAAGGGCAAGAAGGTCCTCACGGTCGCCGTCGCGCAGAGCGTCGACTCGCTCAGTCCCTTCCTCGCGGGACGTCTGCTCAGCACGAGCGTCCACCGGCTGATGTACGAGTACCTGACCAACTACGACCCCAAGGACGCCCACGTCGTCCCGGCCCTGGCCACCAAGTGGGAGCCGTCGCCGGACAAGCTGACCTGGACGTACACGATCCGCTCGAACTCCAAGTGGTCGGACGGGCAGCAGGCCACCGCCGAGGACGCGGCGTGGACGCTCAACAAGATGATGACCGACGAGGGCGCTGCCACCGCCAACGGCAACTTCGTCACCAACTTCGCCGAGGTCACCGCGCCCAGCCCCACCCAGCTCGTGATCCGGCTGAAGAAGCCGCAGGCCACGATGACCGCGCTCGACGTGCCGATCGTGCCCAAGCACATCTGGGAGAAGGTCGACGACTTCTCGAAGTTCAACAACGACAAGAGCTTCCCGATCGTCGGCAACGGGCCGTTCGTCCTGACCGACTACAAGCCCGACAGCTACGTGCGGCTGGAGGCCAACGAGAGCTTCTGGCGAGGCGCGCCGAAGTTCGACGAGCTGGTCTTCCGGTACTACAAGGACCAGGACGCCGCCGTCGCCGCGCTGCGCAAGGGCGAGGTCTCCTTCGTGGCGGGCTCGCCGGCGCTGACACCCGCTCAGGCCGCCTCACTCAAGGGCGCACAGAACATCCACGTCAACGAGGGCCCCGGCCGCCGCTTCTACGCCCTCGCCACCAACCCGGGCGCCCGGGCCAGGAACGGCAAGAAGTTCGGTGACGGTGACCCGTCCCTGCTGGACGAGCGGGTGCGGCACGCGCTGTTCATGGCGGTGGACCGGCAGACCATCGTGGACAAGGTCTTCCAGGGCCACGCGGAGCAGGGCCAGGGCTACATCCCGCCGCGCTACGAGTCGTACTTCTGGAAGCCGTCGGCGGACCAGGAGCTGGCGTACGACCCGGCGAAGGCCGGCCGGCTCCTCGACGAGGCGGGCTACAAGGAGAACGCGGACGGCAAACGCGTCGGCAAGGACGGCAAGCCGCTGAACTACCGCGTGCTGTGCCACGCCACCGACCCCAACGACAAGGCGGTCGGCAAGTACCTCCAGGAGTGGTGGGGCAAGCTCGGCATCGGGGTCGAGCTCAACTGCCTGGACAACGTGACCGATCCGTGGCTCGCGGGCAAGTACGACCTCGCCTTCGACGGCTGGTCCGTCAACCCGGACCCCGACTACGTGCTCTCCATCCACACCTGCGCCGCGCTCCCGGCGACCCCGAAGGACACCGACGCCACCGACGACTTCATCTGCGACAAGAAGTACGACGAGCTGTACGCCCAGCAGTTGGCGGAGTACGACCCCGCCAAGCGGGCGGACCTGGTCAAGCAGATGGAGTCGCGGCTGTACGACCTCGGGTACATGAACGTCATGGCCTATCCGAACGCCGTCGAGGCCTACCGCACGGACCAGATCGAGTCGATCACGACCATGCCGTCCAAGGCGGGCAACATCTACGGCCAGGACGGCTACTGGAGCTGGTGGTCGGCCGTTCCGGCGAATTCCGACGATTCCTCGGGCGGTTCCACGTCGACGGGCGTCATCATCGCGGTCGTCGCCGGCGTCGTCGTCCTCGGCGGCCTCGCGGCGCTCTTCGCGGTGCGCCGCCGGGCAACAGCAGAAGACCGCGAATAG
- a CDS encoding ABC transporter ATP-binding protein has translation MSLLEVRDLEVTYASGAAAVRGVDLTLAAGEKLGIAGESGCGKSTLALALLRLLPAGTRVGGEILLDGEDVLAMKWGRVRAVRWAGASIVFQGAMHSLNAVHRVGDQIAEPILLHRKATPAGARKKTGELLEQVGLPAARAGAYPHELSGGQRQRVMIAMALACDPRLVVADEPTTALDVMIQAQILRLIERLVSEQDLGLLMISHDLAVLADTCDRLAVMYAGRVVEEGPARQVYEDARHPYGKALSDAFPRIGDPASRFAPRGLAGDPPDPSAVPSGCAFHPRCPVALDLCGTQDQFLREAGPRRRAACVHVDAEAEAGTPEAETTEDDVRSGTP, from the coding sequence TTGAGTCTCCTCGAAGTGCGCGACCTGGAAGTGACGTACGCGTCGGGGGCGGCCGCCGTGCGCGGGGTGGACCTCACGCTCGCCGCCGGCGAGAAGCTCGGCATCGCGGGCGAGTCCGGCTGCGGCAAGTCCACACTGGCGCTGGCGCTGCTGCGGCTGCTGCCGGCCGGGACCCGGGTCGGCGGCGAGATCCTGCTCGACGGCGAGGACGTGCTGGCCATGAAGTGGGGCCGGGTGCGGGCGGTCCGCTGGGCGGGGGCGTCGATCGTCTTCCAGGGCGCGATGCACTCGCTCAACGCCGTGCACCGTGTCGGCGACCAGATCGCCGAGCCGATCCTGCTGCACCGCAAGGCGACGCCGGCCGGCGCGCGGAAGAAGACCGGTGAACTGCTGGAGCAGGTGGGGCTGCCCGCCGCGCGGGCCGGCGCCTACCCGCACGAGCTGTCCGGCGGCCAGCGTCAGCGCGTGATGATCGCGATGGCGCTGGCCTGCGACCCTCGGCTGGTCGTCGCCGACGAGCCCACCACCGCACTCGACGTGATGATCCAGGCGCAGATCCTGCGCCTGATCGAACGGCTCGTGAGCGAGCAGGACCTGGGCCTGCTCATGATCAGCCATGACCTCGCGGTACTGGCCGACACCTGCGACCGGCTCGCGGTCATGTACGCGGGCCGCGTGGTGGAGGAGGGCCCGGCCCGGCAGGTCTACGAGGACGCCCGGCATCCCTACGGCAAGGCCCTGTCGGACGCCTTCCCGCGGATCGGCGACCCGGCGTCCCGCTTCGCTCCGCGCGGTCTGGCGGGCGACCCGCCGGACCCGTCCGCCGTTCCCTCAGGCTGCGCCTTCCACCCGCGCTGCCCGGTCGCCCTCGACCTGTGCGGCACCCAGGACCAGTTCCTGAGGGAGGCCGGTCCGCGACGGCGGGCGGCCTGCGTCCACGTGGACGCGGAGGCGGAGGCGGGGACGCCGGAAGCGGAGACCACGGAGGACGACGTGAGGAGCGGCACGCCATGA
- a CDS encoding bifunctional riboflavin kinase/FAD synthetase yields MQRWRGLEDIPQDWGRSVVTIGSYDGVHRGHQLIIEHAVDRARDLGVPAVVVTFDPHPSEVVRPGSHPPLLAPHHRRAELMAGLGVDAVLVLPFTAEFSKLSPADFVVKVLVDKLHAKAVVEGPNFRFGHKAAGNVEFLADQGKTYDFEVEVVDLYVTGEAGGGEPFSSTLTRRLVAEGDVRGAGEILGRPHRVEGVVVRGAQRGRELGFPTANVETLPHTAIPADGVYAGYLHAQGEVMPAAISVGTNPQFDGTERTVEAYAIDRVGLDLYGLHVGVDFLDFVRGQAKFDSLEAFLETLAEDVEKCRRIVAQDAKTA; encoded by the coding sequence GTGCAGCGCTGGCGTGGCTTGGAGGACATCCCCCAGGACTGGGGGCGCAGCGTCGTCACCATCGGCTCCTACGACGGAGTCCACCGCGGACACCAGCTGATCATCGAGCACGCCGTGGACCGCGCCCGCGACCTGGGCGTCCCTGCCGTCGTCGTCACCTTCGACCCGCACCCCAGCGAGGTCGTGCGCCCCGGCAGCCACCCGCCGCTGCTCGCCCCCCACCACCGCCGGGCCGAGCTGATGGCCGGGCTGGGCGTGGACGCGGTCCTCGTGCTGCCCTTCACCGCCGAGTTCTCGAAGCTGTCCCCGGCGGACTTCGTCGTCAAGGTGCTGGTCGACAAGCTGCACGCCAAAGCGGTCGTCGAGGGCCCCAACTTCCGCTTCGGGCACAAGGCCGCAGGCAACGTCGAGTTCCTGGCCGACCAGGGCAAGACCTACGACTTCGAGGTCGAGGTCGTCGACCTGTACGTCACCGGAGAGGCGGGCGGCGGCGAGCCGTTCTCCTCGACCCTGACCCGCCGCCTGGTCGCCGAGGGCGACGTCCGGGGCGCCGGGGAGATCCTGGGCCGCCCGCACCGGGTGGAGGGCGTCGTGGTCCGCGGTGCCCAGCGCGGCCGCGAACTGGGCTTCCCCACGGCCAACGTCGAGACCCTCCCGCACACCGCGATCCCCGCCGACGGCGTCTACGCCGGCTATCTGCACGCCCAGGGCGAGGTGATGCCCGCCGCGATCTCCGTGGGCACGAACCCGCAGTTCGACGGCACCGAGCGCACGGTGGAGGCGTACGCCATCGACCGGGTGGGCCTTGACCTGTACGGACTGCACGTCGGCGTCGACTTCCTGGACTTCGTCCGCGGCCAGGCCAAGTTCGACTCGCTGGAGGCCTTCCTGGAGACGCTGGCCGAGGACGTCGAGAAGTGCCGGCGGATCGTCGCACAGGACGCGAAGACGGCGTAG
- a CDS encoding AAA family ATPase, translating into MPKLPLGGGFEPQQAADSPEEDPAGAASPTAVPHIPVGGSPSVTGAGAGDLESGATMRISAVAVRREAAQASDEQGEAPGSEDGEDELAAVADTDSQAETGAGAAADEADEAADEAEGSGETGPADVAGPRDGSDTAEDVAEDVDSGDVDAVPADSGAESADVEAEEDQVAEQTSAESSDAEEAEKTEETESHAEAAADASVSDTEVTDDAPEESAAGASEPVPAEPEDAAPEDSTPAAEPQDAAPQDSEPQDAVPQEREEPESEPQDAVPQDVVVQAPASPDTASQEAIPAAAAEASQGAPAAWAPPPVPQGPVPPLPPSYQPAVPPSAAQWPSEPQPTAPQGQPHESAQQPPFQPQAPQPAPAAWTPPAVPSPPPPASAPAAPQQGYGFPHPGTPGPQQPLAAPTEPPADPQAGYGFPQPGTPGAQPSPGGQPPTSPTAPPANPQAGYGFPGPGIPGAQPPATAPAVPPVGPQAGYGFPQAGAPGAQASSAGRPPTGPATPQAGYGFPGAQQPPTQQPATAATPDPANAQPGYGFPQPGTPGAQPAPGSRPPTAPAAAPANPQAGYGFPQPGTSGAQPPAAGRPPVTGPVGAEQPGGYGFPQGRGPAAAPGVPNPPVRRGGAQAQPPAPQQQPVDPRLGASWPQPIQHDQRQPINPGAAPLGYTAAVELSSDRLLNNKKQKARSTRPAGPGARFRIGGKKEEAERQRKLSLIRTPVLSCYRIAVISLKGGVGKTTTTTALGSTLATERQDKILAIDANPDAGTLGRRVRRETGATIRDLVQAIPYINSYMDIRRFTSQAPSGLEIIANDVDPAVSTTFNDEDYRRAIDVLGKQYPIILTDSGTGLLYSAMRGVLDLADQLIIISTPSVDGASSASTTLDWLSAHGYADLVSRSLTVISGVRETGKMIKVDDIVAHFETRCRGVVVVPFDEHLSAGAEVDLDMMRPKVREAYFNLAAMVAEDFVRHQQAHGLWTSDGNPPPVAAPPMPGQPYPGQPVPGQPHPGQPYPGQPYPGQPAPGQAYPGPPVPGQPAPGQPLPGQFAPQPPGQPGQPGQPGQPGPAQPHPAQPQPYPGHQPGQPDHPAQPGQAGQPYPQTPQQPGQPNPPYPQTPPPPHQ; encoded by the coding sequence GTGCCGAAGCTGCCGCTGGGTGGCGGGTTCGAGCCGCAGCAGGCGGCGGATTCGCCGGAGGAGGATCCGGCCGGTGCCGCGTCTCCGACGGCGGTGCCGCACATTCCTGTGGGCGGGTCGCCCTCGGTCACGGGTGCCGGGGCCGGTGACCTTGAGAGCGGTGCCACCATGCGGATCTCCGCCGTCGCCGTGCGGCGGGAGGCGGCGCAGGCGTCCGACGAGCAGGGCGAGGCGCCCGGCTCCGAGGACGGGGAGGACGAGTTGGCCGCGGTGGCGGACACGGACTCTCAGGCCGAGACCGGTGCCGGTGCCGCAGCTGATGAGGCCGACGAGGCGGCCGACGAGGCGGAGGGGTCCGGGGAGACCGGGCCGGCCGACGTGGCCGGGCCTCGGGACGGCTCCGACACAGCGGAGGATGTGGCTGAGGACGTCGACTCGGGCGACGTGGACGCGGTCCCGGCGGACTCCGGTGCCGAGTCCGCCGACGTTGAGGCCGAGGAGGACCAGGTAGCGGAGCAGACGTCCGCCGAATCCTCGGATGCCGAGGAGGCGGAGAAGACGGAGGAGACGGAGTCGCACGCGGAGGCGGCGGCGGATGCCTCGGTGTCCGACACCGAGGTGACGGACGACGCACCCGAGGAATCCGCTGCCGGGGCCTCCGAGCCCGTCCCCGCCGAACCCGAGGACGCCGCTCCGGAAGACTCGACGCCCGCCGCCGAACCGCAGGACGCTGCCCCGCAGGACTCGGAGCCGCAGGACGCCGTTCCGCAGGAGCGGGAGGAGCCGGAGTCCGAGCCCCAGGACGCCGTTCCGCAGGACGTCGTTGTTCAGGCCCCGGCATCCCCCGACACGGCGTCCCAGGAGGCCATCCCGGCAGCGGCCGCCGAGGCTTCGCAGGGCGCGCCCGCCGCCTGGGCTCCGCCGCCGGTCCCGCAGGGTCCGGTGCCGCCCCTGCCGCCGTCGTACCAGCCCGCGGTGCCCCCGTCGGCGGCTCAGTGGCCCAGCGAGCCGCAGCCGACGGCCCCGCAGGGGCAGCCGCACGAGTCGGCCCAGCAACCGCCCTTCCAGCCGCAGGCACCTCAGCCCGCCCCCGCTGCCTGGACTCCGCCCGCCGTACCGTCACCGCCGCCCCCGGCGTCCGCTCCAGCCGCCCCGCAGCAGGGCTACGGCTTCCCACACCCCGGCACCCCCGGCCCCCAGCAACCGCTGGCCGCCCCCACCGAACCCCCGGCCGACCCCCAGGCCGGATACGGCTTCCCCCAGCCCGGCACCCCCGGCGCCCAGCCCTCGCCCGGCGGCCAACCGCCGACCAGCCCCACCGCACCTCCCGCCAACCCGCAAGCCGGATACGGCTTCCCCGGTCCCGGCATTCCCGGCGCCCAGCCGCCGGCAACCGCCCCCGCCGTGCCCCCGGTCGGCCCCCAGGCCGGATATGGCTTCCCCCAGGCCGGCGCCCCGGGCGCGCAGGCCTCGTCGGCAGGCCGGCCTCCGACAGGCCCGGCCACTCCCCAAGCCGGATACGGCTTCCCCGGCGCCCAGCAGCCGCCCACGCAGCAACCGGCAACCGCCGCCACCCCGGACCCGGCCAACGCCCAGCCCGGTTACGGCTTCCCGCAGCCCGGCACCCCGGGTGCACAGCCCGCGCCCGGGAGCCGGCCGCCGACCGCCCCCGCCGCGGCCCCCGCCAATCCCCAGGCCGGATACGGGTTCCCCCAGCCCGGCACCTCCGGTGCGCAGCCCCCCGCCGCGGGCCGGCCGCCGGTTACTGGCCCGGTGGGTGCGGAGCAGCCGGGCGGATACGGATTCCCGCAGGGCCGGGGCCCGGCCGCCGCCCCCGGTGTCCCCAACCCACCCGTGCGGCGCGGCGGAGCTCAGGCTCAGCCGCCGGCTCCCCAGCAGCAGCCCGTCGACCCTCGTCTCGGGGCCAGTTGGCCGCAGCCCATACAGCACGACCAGCGCCAGCCGATCAACCCCGGTGCGGCACCGCTCGGTTACACGGCGGCCGTGGAGCTGTCCTCCGACCGGCTGCTCAACAACAAGAAGCAGAAGGCCCGCAGCACTCGGCCCGCCGGTCCCGGAGCACGGTTCCGGATCGGCGGGAAGAAGGAGGAGGCCGAGCGGCAGCGGAAGCTGAGCCTGATCCGTACGCCGGTGCTGTCCTGCTACCGCATCGCGGTCATCAGCCTCAAGGGCGGCGTCGGCAAGACGACCACCACCACCGCGCTCGGCTCCACGCTCGCCACCGAACGGCAGGACAAGATCCTCGCCATCGACGCCAACCCGGACGCCGGCACGCTCGGCCGCCGGGTGCGCCGGGAGACCGGGGCCACCATCCGTGACCTCGTCCAGGCGATCCCGTACATCAACTCCTACATGGACATCAGGCGGTTCACGTCCCAGGCGCCCTCGGGTCTCGAGATCATCGCCAACGACGTCGACCCGGCTGTATCCACGACGTTCAACGACGAGGACTACCGGCGCGCGATCGACGTGCTCGGCAAGCAGTACCCGATCATCCTGACCGACTCCGGTACGGGTCTGCTCTACAGCGCCATGCGCGGTGTGCTCGACCTCGCCGATCAGCTCATCATCATCTCCACGCCGTCCGTGGACGGTGCCAGCAGTGCCAGTACGACGCTGGACTGGCTGTCGGCGCACGGGTACGCCGACCTCGTCTCCCGTTCCCTCACCGTGATCTCCGGGGTGCGCGAGACCGGCAAGATGATCAAGGTGGACGACATCGTCGCGCACTTCGAGACCCGTTGCCGGGGTGTCGTCGTGGTGCCCTTCGACGAGCATCTGTCCGCCGGTGCCGAGGTCGACCTCGACATGATGCGGCCGAAGGTGCGGGAGGCGTACTTCAACCTCGCGGCGATGGTCGCGGAGGACTTCGTACGGCACCAGCAGGCGCACGGGCTGTGGACCTCCGACGGCAACCCGCCGCCGGTCGCGGCCCCGCCCATGCCGGGCCAGCCGTACCCCGGACAGCCGGTTCCCGGACAACCCCATCCGGGCCAGCCATACCCCGGACAGCCGTACCCCGGACAGCCCGCCCCTGGCCAGGCGTACCCCGGACCGCCGGTCCCGGGCCAACCCGCCCCCGGTCAGCCGCTTCCGGGCCAGTTCGCTCCCCAGCCGCCCGGCCAGCCTGGGCAACCCGGCCAGCCCGGACAGCCCGGCCCCGCTCAGCCGCACCCGGCCCAACCGCAGCCCTACCCCGGCCACCAGCCAGGACAGCCGGACCACCCCGCTCAGCCGGGCCAGGCCGGCCAGCCCTACCCCCAGACCCCGCAGCAGCCGGGGCAACCCAACCCGCCTTACCCGCAGACCCCTCCCCCGCCCCACCAGTAG
- a CDS encoding ABC transporter permease: MTAEATPALVEGPAADPGKSGPAAGRGPRARTGTAYLRYAAGKLAGAAVSLLAVLVTSFFLFRLIPGDPVKFMTAGRPVSAQQLAAYRREFGLDLPMWRQFTDYCGKALTGDLGTSYQFRTPVIEKITEALPNTLLLTGTAFVLYTALGVLLGTRSAWRHGKLGDRVNTGLALTLYSIPAFWLGLLLIIVLSVGVGPVPGLFPTGGMESGGKEGFAYAVDVAHHLVLPVVTLVAVEYGQTLLVTRSALLDEMGSDYLTTARAKGLRDDLVRRRHAVPNALLPTVTLIFVNLGRTVAGVILVETVFSWPGLGGLFYQALSVPDLPLVQGLFFVFAAAVILMNTLADVLYPLLDPRVGR; encoded by the coding sequence ATGACCGCTGAAGCGACACCCGCGCTGGTCGAAGGGCCCGCCGCCGATCCGGGGAAGTCCGGACCGGCGGCGGGCCGCGGCCCCCGGGCGCGGACCGGTACCGCCTATCTGCGGTACGCGGCGGGCAAGCTGGCCGGTGCGGCCGTGTCCCTGCTCGCCGTCCTCGTCACCAGTTTCTTCCTCTTCCGGCTGATCCCGGGCGACCCGGTGAAGTTCATGACCGCCGGCCGGCCGGTCTCCGCGCAGCAGCTCGCCGCCTACCGGCGGGAGTTCGGGCTCGACCTGCCGATGTGGCGGCAGTTCACGGACTACTGCGGCAAGGCGCTGACCGGGGACCTGGGAACCTCGTACCAGTTCCGCACACCGGTCATCGAAAAGATCACCGAGGCGCTGCCGAACACCCTGCTGCTGACCGGTACGGCCTTCGTGCTCTACACCGCCCTCGGAGTTCTCCTCGGCACCCGCTCCGCCTGGCGGCACGGAAAGCTCGGCGACCGCGTCAACACGGGGCTGGCGCTGACGCTCTACTCGATTCCCGCGTTCTGGCTGGGGCTGCTGCTCATCATCGTGCTCTCGGTCGGCGTGGGCCCGGTCCCGGGCCTGTTCCCGACCGGGGGCATGGAGTCGGGCGGCAAGGAGGGCTTCGCGTACGCCGTCGACGTCGCCCACCACCTCGTGCTGCCGGTGGTGACACTGGTCGCGGTCGAGTACGGGCAGACGTTGCTGGTCACGCGGTCGGCGCTGCTGGACGAGATGGGCAGCGACTATCTGACGACCGCGCGTGCCAAGGGACTTCGCGACGACCTCGTACGACGGCGGCACGCCGTGCCGAACGCGCTGCTGCCGACCGTGACGCTGATCTTCGTCAATCTGGGGCGGACGGTCGCGGGAGTGATCCTCGTCGAGACCGTGTTCTCCTGGCCAGGTCTGGGCGGACTGTTCTACCAGGCGCTGAGCGTGCCCGATCTGCCGCTGGTGCAGGGGCTGTTCTTCGTCTTCGCCGCGGCGGTGATCCTGATGAACACCCTTGCCGACGTCCTGTATCCGCTGCTCGACCCGAGGGTGGGACGATGA
- a CDS encoding ABC transporter permease, whose product MTADTTATTGPDRAPDPDPGPGPRALARQRRRASVVRFWRQYRTHRAGLVGLAALVLCALVALTAPLTVGADVQSVTDAPGRPLESPSAHFPLGTDQFGRNLLGLLIWGSRVSLLVGLLAAVLSVAIGAVIGITAGHFRGWYATVIMRVTDWFLVMPTLVLAIALATVMSRSLGTIILAIGVTTWPTTARLVRAQTLAVESRPYIERAKALGGGHWHVMSRHVLPNVMPLVLAQTTLIISSAILAEATLAFLGLGDPTLVSWGGLLQDAREAGAVSSGDWWYLVPPGIAIAVVALAFTLCGRAVEAVLNPRLGVSR is encoded by the coding sequence ATGACCGCCGACACCACCGCGACCACCGGCCCGGACCGGGCACCCGACCCCGATCCCGGCCCCGGCCCGCGCGCGCTCGCCAGGCAGCGCCGCCGGGCCTCGGTCGTCCGCTTCTGGAGGCAGTACCGGACTCACCGGGCGGGCCTGGTGGGGCTCGCCGCCCTCGTGCTGTGCGCGCTGGTGGCGCTGACCGCGCCGCTGACCGTCGGAGCGGACGTGCAGAGCGTGACCGACGCGCCCGGCAGGCCGCTGGAGAGTCCGAGCGCCCACTTCCCGCTGGGCACCGACCAGTTCGGGAGGAACCTGTTGGGCCTTCTGATCTGGGGCTCGCGCGTCTCGCTGCTGGTCGGGCTGCTCGCCGCCGTGCTGTCGGTGGCGATCGGCGCGGTCATCGGCATCACCGCCGGGCACTTCCGCGGCTGGTACGCCACGGTGATCATGCGGGTCACCGACTGGTTCCTGGTGATGCCGACGCTGGTGCTCGCCATCGCGCTGGCCACCGTCATGTCCCGCTCGCTGGGCACGATCATCCTGGCGATCGGCGTCACCACCTGGCCGACCACCGCCCGGCTGGTGCGGGCGCAGACGCTGGCGGTGGAGTCGCGGCCGTACATCGAGCGGGCCAAGGCGCTCGGCGGCGGCCACTGGCACGTGATGTCCCGGCATGTGCTGCCCAACGTCATGCCGCTGGTGCTCGCGCAGACCACCCTGATCATCTCCTCGGCGATCCTGGCGGAGGCGACGCTCGCCTTCCTCGGGCTCGGCGACCCGACGCTCGTCTCCTGGGGCGGGCTGCTCCAGGACGCGCGCGAGGCCGGCGCGGTCAGCTCCGGCGACTGGTGGTACCTGGTGCCGCCGGGCATCGCCATCGCGGTCGTCGCGCTGGCGTTCACCCTGTGCGGGCGGGCCGTCGAGGCCGTTCTCAACCCCAGGCTGGGGGTGTCCCGTTGA